A portion of the Lysinibacillus timonensis genome contains these proteins:
- a CDS encoding septum formation initiator family protein, with product MAKHHKQINQKYNTVRTLQNDYVRASDEELKIEKKLKVLFRRRMFVFTLLAIAVLSILISTIFTQDQRIAKKEQEKAEALAELEKVKEQQEMLNLQIAKLEDDEYIAKLARKEYFLSEDGEIIFTIPKENKDE from the coding sequence ATGGCAAAGCATCATAAGCAAATAAACCAAAAATATAATACCGTAAGAACGCTTCAAAATGACTATGTCCGTGCATCTGATGAAGAGTTGAAGATAGAGAAGAAACTAAAGGTATTATTTAGACGAAGAATGTTTGTATTCACACTACTTGCTATAGCTGTATTATCAATATTAATCAGTACTATCTTTACTCAAGATCAAAGAATCGCGAAGAAGGAACAAGAAAAGGCGGAAGCTTTAGCGGAGTTAGAAAAAGTGAAAGAACAGCAAGAAATGTTGAATTTGCAAATCGCAAAGCTTGAAGATGATGAGTATATTGCGAAGTTAGCTAGGAAAGAATATTTTCTATCTGAAGATGGTGAAATTATTTTTACGATCCCAAAGGAAAATAAGGATGAATAA
- a CDS encoding S1 domain-containing RNA-binding protein: MSIEVGSKVEGKVTGITNFGAFVELPDGKTGLVHISEVADNYVKDINEHLKVGDVVEVKVMNVEADGKIGLSIRKAKPQPERPERPQRPRRDNHNRSNDRNQHQTKENFEQKMARFLKDSDERLASLKRATESKRGGRGARRG; encoded by the coding sequence ATGTCAATTGAAGTAGGCAGCAAAGTAGAAGGTAAAGTAACAGGAATCACAAATTTTGGAGCATTCGTTGAGCTGCCAGATGGCAAGACGGGTCTAGTTCACATTAGTGAAGTCGCAGATAACTATGTGAAAGACATCAACGAACATTTAAAAGTTGGCGATGTTGTTGAAGTGAAAGTGATGAATGTTGAAGCGGATGGAAAAATTGGTTTATCTATTCGTAAAGCAAAGCCTCAACCTGAAAGACCTGAGCGTCCTCAACGTCCGCGTCGCGACAACCATAATCGTTCGAATGATCGTAATCAACACCAAACGAAAGAAAATTTTGAGCAAAAAATGGCACGATTCCTAAAAGATAGTGATGAACGTCTTGCAAGTTTAAAACGTGCAACTGAATCAAAACGAGGTGGCCGTGGAGCTAGAAGAGGATAA
- a CDS encoding SpoIIE family protein phosphatase: MANIETITEKTILQGIKGGFSIKKISLIIHFFFFMLALFLSQSIMFEAAVPFLLPLWAIIRQRYENEKAYVLIGGLIGAISLGLGQALILILQLVLYELVVRFRYWKIPTSLAVAFAILVGQFVWQTTIHFSFPPFIIQLYIYYEVVLAFFMTIFVQLFFVQPHQFWTKSWNYERVGAGLVILAMALTGMNSIVVSYFGLSPFVLHLAICIAAYAGGVPISSMIAIIVGSLVGVSELSFTGMIAVYGLTGVVAGLFTALGRAGVVIGSIIPSVFFFFYDATLPLDTVYFVSILVAGIAFFAIPQSVFTFLQNIIHPKRDEVLLQRQQWLTENTQAKLETFQKFVVFMKELVFDRFTSTETVSNVRKIEPCTTCMSCFRYERCWGKNDNGMSENIENWFVAKSGVKQAEQTIAEEKIKQKCVKSAKLIEELDYQLYNDKMNGQFYHGKKMIALQLKDLSNHLNGLMNEMGNETLSFKTIEDELYHYFTQAQVQCFQIDVLNNTIGERVVICSIAKKHNSLEEQHLLCERILLPILYEVFSEPFQVEKILDQKQPFAHLQIRFRSAVRYEMEYDIYCKAKNWVSGDTHAIFHIHPGLVAIMLSDGMGQSREAQRESRRLVRLMRECLSYNMNPETAMHTLHYVMSLNREVDMYATIDFALVDLQNGELWSWKAGSMSTYILRGERLMKVDGAAAPVGFMPVFTIETEKVKLLANDYVVMLSDGVFSSDYDWDEQEQHFVEILKENIENGIPIDIMLYDLMERFQENYDLDDDCTVILFSVGHVVPKWSVFKPNKKVLS, encoded by the coding sequence ATGGCGAATATCGAAACAATTACTGAAAAAACGATATTACAAGGAATCAAAGGCGGTTTTTCTATTAAAAAAATTAGCCTTATTATACATTTTTTCTTTTTTATGTTAGCTTTGTTTCTATCACAATCTATTATGTTTGAGGCTGCCGTTCCTTTCTTATTACCTTTATGGGCAATCATTAGACAACGGTATGAAAATGAAAAAGCCTATGTACTAATAGGGGGCTTAATAGGTGCAATTAGCTTAGGTCTTGGGCAAGCCCTAATTTTAATATTACAACTTGTGTTATATGAACTGGTTGTCCGTTTTCGTTATTGGAAGATACCGACAAGTTTAGCAGTAGCGTTTGCAATTCTAGTAGGGCAATTTGTATGGCAAACTACTATTCATTTTAGTTTTCCACCATTTATTATCCAACTTTACATTTACTATGAAGTAGTTTTAGCGTTCTTTATGACGATTTTTGTACAACTATTTTTTGTTCAACCACACCAATTTTGGACAAAAAGTTGGAATTATGAACGTGTGGGTGCAGGATTAGTCATTTTGGCTATGGCCTTAACAGGAATGAATTCAATTGTCGTATCGTATTTTGGATTATCACCTTTTGTACTACATTTGGCTATTTGTATTGCAGCCTATGCAGGTGGGGTTCCCATTTCGTCAATGATTGCTATCATCGTAGGATCTTTAGTAGGTGTCTCTGAATTATCTTTTACAGGAATGATTGCCGTTTATGGTTTAACGGGTGTTGTAGCGGGGTTATTTACTGCATTAGGAAGAGCAGGAGTCGTGATTGGTAGTATAATCCCGAGTGTGTTTTTTTTCTTTTACGATGCTACATTACCATTAGATACAGTGTATTTCGTTTCAATATTAGTTGCTGGAATTGCATTTTTTGCAATCCCACAAAGTGTGTTTACATTTTTACAAAATATTATTCACCCAAAACGCGATGAAGTACTATTGCAACGCCAGCAGTGGTTAACAGAAAATACCCAAGCAAAACTAGAGACATTTCAAAAATTTGTTGTCTTTATGAAAGAGCTAGTGTTTGATCGGTTTACTTCAACCGAAACAGTAAGTAATGTGAGGAAGATTGAACCTTGCACAACTTGTATGAGCTGCTTCCGTTATGAGCGTTGTTGGGGTAAAAATGATAATGGAATGAGCGAGAATATTGAAAACTGGTTTGTGGCAAAATCAGGAGTAAAACAAGCAGAACAAACAATTGCAGAGGAGAAAATAAAGCAAAAATGTGTGAAATCTGCAAAGTTAATCGAAGAACTTGATTACCAACTCTATAATGATAAAATGAACGGTCAATTTTATCATGGAAAGAAAATGATTGCATTACAGTTAAAGGATCTAAGTAATCACTTAAATGGATTAATGAATGAAATGGGCAATGAAACACTATCCTTTAAAACAATTGAGGATGAATTGTACCACTACTTTACACAAGCACAAGTACAATGCTTCCAGATAGATGTTCTTAATAACACAATAGGGGAAAGAGTCGTCATTTGTTCGATTGCTAAAAAGCATAATAGCCTGGAAGAACAGCATTTATTGTGCGAACGAATTTTATTACCAATTCTTTACGAAGTTTTTTCAGAACCATTCCAAGTAGAAAAAATATTAGACCAAAAACAACCATTTGCTCATTTGCAAATTAGATTCAGGTCTGCGGTTCGTTATGAAATGGAGTATGATATATATTGCAAGGCTAAAAACTGGGTTTCAGGAGATACTCATGCAATTTTCCATATCCATCCTGGTTTAGTAGCTATTATGTTATCGGATGGGATGGGCCAAAGTAGGGAGGCCCAACGAGAAAGTAGGCGTTTAGTGAGGTTAATGCGTGAGTGTTTAAGTTATAACATGAATCCTGAAACAGCAATGCATACGTTACATTATGTCATGTCGCTTAATCGAGAAGTTGATATGTATGCAACGATTGATTTTGCTTTAGTCGATTTACAGAACGGAGAACTATGGTCTTGGAAAGCGGGTAGTATGTCGACTTATATTTTAAGAGGGGAACGTTTAATGAAGGTTGATGGAGCAGCGGCCCCTGTTGGATTTATGCCTGTCTTTACTATCGAAACAGAGAAAGTTAAATTATTAGCAAATGACTATGTTGTTATGTTATCAGACGGGGTATTTTCTAGCGATTACGATTGGGATGAACAGGAACAGCATTTTGTTGAGATATTAAAAGAGAATATCGAAAATGGAATTCCAATCGATATCATGCTATATGACTTAATGGAACGGTTCCAAGAAAACTATGATCTTGATGATGATTGTACTGTTATTTTATTCTCAGTTGGTCATGTTGTACCAAAGTGGTCAGTATTTAAACCGAATAAAAAAGTACTTTCTTAA